The Sphingomonas alpina genome has a segment encoding these proteins:
- a CDS encoding sigma-70 family RNA polymerase sigma factor, with translation MSAHPLPAAFADAAPLTYGRSGAAPDLDKLARKHLPLVRRIAWHVHGSMSSLVEVEDLIQIGLVALVEAVGGFEDRGQVTFEQYLVTRVRGSMIDALRRQATLTRGAMQRRRAFQEAIKTLTAETGHAPTETQIAEKLGVTIEKLRIDYATAEPLRFEPIDEIYSDDKPWFASDDPDAFEQLAESDLRDTLIAAISALPEREAQVVQLYYVEELNLEEIGLVLGVGAARICQIKASAHARLKKALARQV, from the coding sequence ATGAGCGCGCATCCCCTCCCCGCCGCCTTTGCCGACGCCGCACCCCTGACCTATGGCCGCAGCGGCGCCGCGCCCGATCTCGACAAGCTCGCGCGCAAGCATCTGCCGCTGGTCCGACGTATCGCCTGGCACGTCCATGGCAGCATGAGCAGCCTGGTCGAGGTCGAGGATTTGATCCAGATCGGCCTCGTTGCCCTGGTCGAGGCTGTCGGCGGCTTCGAGGATCGCGGCCAGGTGACGTTCGAGCAATATCTGGTGACGCGGGTGCGCGGGTCGATGATCGACGCGCTGCGCCGCCAGGCGACGTTGACGCGCGGCGCGATGCAACGCCGGCGTGCCTTCCAGGAAGCGATCAAGACACTGACGGCTGAAACCGGCCATGCGCCGACCGAGACACAGATTGCGGAGAAACTGGGCGTGACGATCGAAAAGCTCCGGATCGATTATGCGACCGCCGAACCGCTGCGTTTCGAGCCGATCGACGAAATCTATAGCGACGACAAGCCATGGTTCGCGAGCGACGACCCCGATGCGTTCGAACAGCTCGCCGAATCCGACCTGCGCGACACGCTGATCGCGGCAATCTCCGCACTACCCGAACGCGAGGCGCAGGTGGTGCAGCTCTATTATGTCGAGGAATTGAACCTCGAGGAGATCGGACTGGTGCTCGGCGTCGGTGCCGCGCGAATCTGCCAGATCAAGGCATCGGCGCATGCCCGGCTGAAGAAAGCGCTGGCGCGGCAGGTTTAG